In Phycisphaerales bacterium, the sequence GGCGGCGTCGTTGTCCGCGAGAGCAAGGGCCGGCGCTACGTCAGCCTGAGCACCACCGCCGAGATCTCCAAGATCGCCGAGGTCATCAACACGCCACCGGTTGCCGGGACCGCCGGCGGTGGCGCAGCCCCCTCGGGTGGCGGTGCCGGGCCGGGTGGATCGACCGCACCCGCAGGAACACCCGCAACCAAGCCGGGCACGGCCTCAAGCCCCAAGCCGACCAACGCGCCGGCCGGGACCGGGACCAAGGCTCCTGCTCCCAAGTAACTGATTCTTCGAAAAACTACTGCGCGCTGAAACTCTGGGCCAAGCGTCCGGTATCACCCGCAGCCGCTCGTGGTGGACTCCATCCCGAGTTGGCCACCCACACGAAGACCCCCTCGGGCATGCCTGAGGGGGTCTGTTGAGTTTTACATTCTGTTGTGTGTGCAACGAACCAAGTCGTAACGGAACGCGCCGCGTATCAGCGTCCGTAGCGGCGAACCACGCCCTTGACAATCCCCTGCACCTGGCAGAACTTGACGCGGATCGGATCAAACGAGGGGTTGGCGGGCTGGAGGCGGATGTGGTCGTCTTCCTTGTAGAAGGTCTTGAGGGTGGTGGAGCCATCGGGGAGTAGGGCGACGACCTTGTCGCCGTTCTGCGCGACCTGGGTGCGCTCGATGAGGACGTAGTCGCCATCGAGGATGCCCTCGTCGCGCATCGAGTCGCCCTCGACCTTCAGGGCGAAGGTGGATTCCTGCCGACCCGGGGCGGCACAGATCACCTCGGCGAGGTCGATCTCTTCCTCGTTGGCAACGCGCTCGATGGGGTTGCCCGCGGCGATCCGCCCGACCAGCGGGAAGCGCAGGGGGCGAGCCTCGTCGGGGACGGCAATCCCGTCAGCGATCGATAAAGAGCGTGCCTTGTTGGGCTCGCGGATGAGCGCGTTCTTTTTGATGAGCGCCTCGACGTGCTCGAAGACGGTGACCTTGCTCACTCCGATCTCGTCCGCGAGTTCCTGCATCGTCGGCGAATAGCCCCGACGAACGCGCCAGTCGCGAATCAGTTGCAGGATTCGAAGTTGCTTGGGGGTCAAGTTCATCGCGTGCTTCCTTCCAAGAGGGGATCCTCACGCTCGGCGAGCGATCCCGGTTTGCGTCATTCCTACCCACACCATCCCTCGCCCCGGCAAAGGCCGGAGCGTCACTGAATATGTTGACCAAGGCGCCCGCTCGTCCAGGGGCCGGTGGACCTTCCCAATCGCCTTCGAGCAGGTCGAAAGC encodes:
- the lexA gene encoding transcriptional repressor LexA, translated to MNLTPKQLRILQLIRDWRVRRGYSPTMQELADEIGVSKVTVFEHVEALIKKNALIREPNKARSLSIADGIAVPDEARPLRFPLVGRIAAGNPIERVANEEEIDLAEVICAAPGRQESTFALKVEGDSMRDEGILDGDYVLIERTQVAQNGDKVVALLPDGSTTLKTFYKEDDHIRLQPANPSFDPIRVKFCQVQGIVKGVVRRYGR